The Oncorhynchus gorbuscha isolate QuinsamMale2020 ecotype Even-year linkage group LG08, OgorEven_v1.0, whole genome shotgun sequence DNA window ATAATGAATTATGTTAGAGCATCATGAAGATGTAAATTGTCTGGTGTAACACTTCTGTTGTGAAATGTGATGTCAGAGTTAAAGGAGGTGAAGAGAAATGATGTTGGTTAGTATTTGTTCATCCTTGTGTTTGTTATTTCAGAGGTGAGCCCAAAGGCATTGTGTGGTACAGACTTCAGTCCATATGGTGTGTAGTTTTCTGAATGAGGTTTAATCTAACAAATCATTTCAGTGTAATTCATACTGTGGTATGGACATTTTATTAGAAATAGTATATTTTGACAATCTTCAAACATAAGAGGGATCAATACACATGAGGTGAACATCTGGTTTTAAGAGCTAACCTGTTTGACATACTTTTCAATTCTATCCAAAACATTTACTGAgatcaaatgtattttacatCTCACCTGAATTGTATAACCACTGGCCTAACAAAAAAACATACAAAGGACATATACCAAAGCACATATACCTGTAAACAGAAAGGTTATCAGGAAATTCAAAGCAAGCGGGAGGCTGCAAAATCACTGCAAGCAGAACTGGTGTGAGAAAAGAAAACAAAGCTACATCATCATCATAGTCAGGTCTGTGCTCTCATGGACATACCTTTCAAACAGAGCAGTCATGAACTCTATTTTTACATGCCAACTGGCACACTCttacctatttagtgcactaattttgacctgggcccatagaactcaggtcaaaagtagtgcactataaagaaaATAGTGGGCCATTTGGGCCATATATTATCTGTTATGATCAACTAATTCACATAAAACGTTTATAACGAGTATCAAAATACCCAAACGTCAGCTTATCAGCACTTTCAGTGCTTCTTTTGTACTGTACACTGGCACAGCACAGCACTGTTCCGAGACAGACAAAGGGGACAACGACTGGTGAGAGATTCAGTGAACATCAAATGTAGCAATTTTGTGTGGTAAAGCAGTAGTCATTTCAAGATGGTCTTGGTGAGATAAGATTCCTCCAATAATATATAATTATTTTATATACACTCATCCGAGGGCCACGCCATGTTAATTTGACATTTTAAATTGAACTGTGTTGTTTGAAAAGAGACCAAGTGAAAGGCGTATACTCACATCCTCGACACTGGGTTTTACACATTGATTCAGGTAACACGTGAATTCATTAGACAACCCCGATTGACAGTCAAAAGGACAAATATAGAATTTCAAAACTCTAATAATTTCGGAAAGTGTATTTACTCATCACACTGTCCTGAAAGAAGAGGTCCATCTGATTTAACAAAGGTATGTTGACAACAGCCAAGGTGAGCAGAGAAGTACAGTAATATAAGGAGAACAACTGTAGCTAGCAGTAACAAGTAAAGATATATAggtttagcctggtcccagatctggttGTACTCTTACCAACTCAAATGCTTTCATTGTCAAGCCAAATGTGATAAAAAAGTAACAAGGAGTTGgcatgacagcacaaacagagtCCGGCTGTGGAAGGTTGGCTTGCCGCTGAGTCTGCGTGCACTTAATGTGAACTTGCTGGCTGATAGTGAGGCTCTTTCGCAGCTTCTGCTTCTCAAATGCGGTGAGCCAGTGGTGGTGAGCGGTGTGCCTTCAGGAAGCATAtctacttcctcttcctctgcagGCTAGCATCTCATTGGCTGTCTCCCTGCAAACAGCAAAAGCAAACGCGGCTGGGCGTCACTTGTGTATTCACATACAAGCACAAGGACAGACAGGGGTCCTGTCCGGAGCAGGACTTGACTTCAGCCCGGAGAGCACAAGCCTACGGCCACCTAACAACCTCCGGTGCAGCATCAAATTGACTGGGCCCAAACAAGCGGAGTAAACGAGAAACAAAGACAGTGAAAGTAGTTTTCGTCCCAGAGTCTTTTTTTTTACAGCAGTCAATCTGTAAACTCCACTCTGTGCATTCTCAGTaggatctctctctttcctggcACAAGGCTGAGAGCAGCTACTCAGCTACTCATTCTTGTGGCAGTAAATGTCCTTTAGCGCTTTGAGTTCCTCAATGAGGGTCTTGTTTTGGTTTTCCAGCACAGCCACACGGTTCTCCAGACACTTGACATACTCTTTCTTTTTCTTGCGGCACTCCCTTGCTGCCTCCCTAGAGAAGACAGAGtaaaagagacagtgggagaaatCCCAGCTCTAAGCACCAATCAAAAACACTGTAGACTTCCCATAACATCCAGTCAACCTTTATAGATAATCAATTATCAATTAACAATTATCAAAGAAATCTACAGGAAACTGAGAATGAGGACCATGAATGATTTAGAAATCTGTTCCCGTTTTGACCAAATTCAGAgcaacagagtaacagagtaaaaCTAGTAtgtgtcccaaaaggcacccgactccctatatagttcactacttttgatcagggcttCTGggaaaaagtagtgcaccataaagGGAAGAGGATGCCAATTTGGGACGCAACCTGTGTCTGTCTCACCTGTTCTTCATGAGGCGGACCTCCCTTTTGCGTGTTACCTCCTCAGTGTGCACCGGGGGATTGTGCATGGACAGGGAGCCTGGGGACGCAGCCATCACCAGACCCTGGGGCAGGCCCGACGAGGTGGGCGAACGGAGCTGGTATGCTGGCATATCTCCAGTGGCAGCTAGGGGACACAGACAGAACACCAGGGTTCATTTTAATAGTACTTCTTTTAACCAAGTTTATCActtgcacagacagacaggacatcaGAATTGGAAGTGATTACGTCATTTATTCAAGCAAggttgttacgaatcccttttggcccgacagtctaggggggatggtatacacacacacaggataactgtatccgtaacaaagGTGGACACTGGAGAACAAATTCTCGCTTGCATTGACCACTTACCTATATTTAGCTCACTGGGGCAAAAACTAAGTGCTGTATTTTTTTACTTGAGTCCTTCAATCACACAGATTTCTCATCTTCTATCTACTTAGAGGATAAGCAACCATAAATTAGACATAAACGCTGAACACAAATCATGTAGATGGGTCCATTTcacaacaactaacaacaactgaCCACTTGTTTCATGTGTTTTCTGTTAAAACAACCAGACAAGACCAGATTCCAACGGACCGTGAATTAAGCAAACCAAACCTcatttaaatgttatttttctaCAGACAGATTTAAGATTGCAGCACAGGTGCCAAATTAGGGAGAGTAGGCCTAAGCACAGATCTAGCTTTGTGTGGTTTGAGTACTCACATGAacaaatactacagtttactatagaatactacagtacttactaatGAAttttgttgtatactgtagaatactatactacactctaAACTATCCcttgatcatgtgtagtactttcTATAGAATGTTGTGGTATActgtccggggggggggggggggggggggggggtgttactaCAACTACCTCCTTGACATGTCTTTGTCAGACTATGTTAAGACAATCGTCTTTCTGGTTGCTGGGTAGATAACTGCCATCCAAGTGAAAGAGAAAAGACAGTAGCACTGGCTGTAGCCTACGTTTCAGCCTACATTATTTGGTGATGATTCACTACTGAGTCATTAATTTTTGGGTCAAACAAATCTTGTACTTTGAAAAAAATGTCAAAGTACAAAGCAGTCCCAAGCAGCGGTGTGATCCTCCATTCCCCCACTCACTTTCCGTACTGTATCCCTCTTATCCATCTCCCAATCTACATTTCTGACTACTATCGGTCAATAAAAAAACTAGAAGAACACAATAgatgtataaaaaaaacagaaGAGAACACATGAAAGTATTTCCAATGTGCTCCTTGGTGTAGGAATGTGGTTCTGATCTGACCACTAGTATGTTGATAAATGTCTCTCTGACATTTCCTGATACTCCAAAGTAAATACAGGAGAAAACTATCATCCTTATATGGCAAGAATAAACACTTATTCAAAACAACTATATTTTCACAACAAAACATTTGACTATTTTTTCCATTTATGAATTTATAATGGCCCAAATGCCACCACTGCACTCATGTTTTAACGCAAGAGTGAGCAAGTAACAGCTTGCAGATCTAAAGGGATAAACGAGGCTGaattcttctctctcctgtcgttATCGAAGTGGATGACTAAGCTGGTAGCACTGAAGCTGTGATCACTGCTCTTTCACTGCTCCCACAGAGGGCTCTGTTCTGTCTGGAATCACAGTATGACTCCCAGCTGACGTCAATGTGAGTCTCACTCGACAGTTAGCATTCTCATTTCCCTGGCCCCATCTGGTTCCAGGAAACCGGAGTGACGTCAACgccacccctcccccctctccctggcTGCTCCAGAGAAGCGTTCTGTTTGAGTGTTTTAGGGGGCAAGCAGAGAGACAGGAACTGGGTTGAGCAAGCTAACTAAACACTTACTGCCATGTTCGGTCAACATAATGTCTAGCTATTCACTATAGGAATTTTGAATGGTAATTACACAGTACTCTTGTAATGTTTTCAAGTCTCAGAGAGAGAACTGTGGGCAGGATGCCTCTGTAGTAGATATCTATTAACCTGAATTAGTTAGTCAGTGCACGACAGTTTGCTAATACTCTGAAACACAGTTGAGGCTTCCAACTGAGCCAACTGCTATGACCTAATAACTatggtagactacacacacacttttgaatacattttaaaagttcTGTAAAGACACTTAACAAAAGAAACTTTAAAGTAATTac harbors:
- the LOC124041921 gene encoding cAMP-responsive element modulator-like isoform X2 — encoded protein: MAVTGDETESAATGDMPAYQLRSPTSSGLPQGLVMAASPGSLSMHNPPVHTEEVTRKREVRLMKNREAARECRKKKKEYVKCLENRVAVLENQNKTLIEELKALKDIYCHKNE